One segment of Glandiceps talaboti chromosome 21, keGlaTala1.1, whole genome shotgun sequence DNA contains the following:
- the LOC144451311 gene encoding uncharacterized protein LOC144451311 yields MDCLICKEVLDEPVQLICEGNHIFCAPCIAEWVQNSPSCPICRKSITETSVLSVPTHFINLLSDLKISCDYSWKGCQNVVALGELQHHVEKCCVKDLPVPVMLEHNYALPSTMEDKTHVPLVTQTPPPQLLSHQSPKKAIEVLLSTHNLEATPGFEQLATKCVKRKLQMTHDSRKGAPVRFKTKGGPFHMTYVPVPSKESVNASKHTKKVRARYIEKQRKTISGSNESNIVQMNTELKRTSGRAFKPSSDVPEGAGLVLKSDLAIPWNKLRKLRRWLKRWKVEFPSEGKDRLEAKNLLDGIRINAVEILLHFNVRNPITGRLGTECRMTPSVAVSSPKDVCIKYLHELERCNKLTWHGIIPENEVWVKVGGDKGGEFMKTCLEVCNVNHPNSIDNTIIINMFRANDNYKNLEITTKELMAEVSSLDGLLWRDFSIKVYVMGDYEYLTKLYGLSGPCGKYFCLWCHTTKDICSLFPETRPSVDARTLESIIADHDKFKEDGGSLRKAKEYHNCIHSPLIGIPTERVALPGLHISLGVYLMFFRMLETDCVELDRKIFMTLSKTGEVDEPIILPANFNSYIETIEQILKLLSESEDLRDQAECIETELVAFEHLDEDDKDDIPLREVNRLQEEMEELLHSADEKPANVEKICYTPVTTVRNVCPEFLEDAENLYDKYQPLLTFFSNCHNIYSVSRELTENEITCLRTSIRGLFMYLRVNFPHVSITPKLHMLEEHVLPQIEKYRVGLGFLGENGVEAIHHKINESVRNYSNNRDADDILSNIHQCGSAKGGSAIQY; encoded by the exons ATGGACTGTCTGATCTGTAAAGAGGTATTGGATGAGCCAGTACAATTGATATGTGAAGGGAATCACATATTTTGTGCACCATGCATTGCAGAATGGGTACAGAACTCTCCATCATGCCCTATATGTCGTAAAAGTATCACAGAAACCAGTGTTCTAAGCGTCCCAACTCATTTTATCAATCTGCTGAGTGATCTCAAGATTTCTTGTGATTATTCGTGGAAGGGATGTCAGAATGTAGTAGCACTGGGTGAATTGCAACATCACGTAGAAAAGTGCTGTGTGAAAGATCTACCTGTACCTGTAATGCTTGAACACAATTATGCCCTGCCCTCAACAATGGAAGATAAAACACATGTACCTCTTGTTACTCAAACTCCACCCCCACAACTACTAAGTCACCAATCACCAAAGAAGGCTATTGAAGTCTTACTGTCGACACACAACCTGGAGGCTACTCCTGGTTTTGAACAACTTGCAACCAAGTGTGTGAAGCGGAAACTTCAAATGACTCATGACAGCCGGAAGGGTGCTCCTGTCAGATTCAAGACCAAAGGAGGG CCATTTCATATGACATACGTACCTGTCCCAAGTAAAGAGAGTGTGAACGcttcaaaacatacaaaaaaagtCAGGGCCAGGTATATAGAAAAACAAAGGAAGACTATTAGTGGAAGTAATGAGTCGAACATTGTTCAGATGAACACAGAATTGAAAAGGACGAGTGGCAGAGCATTCAAACCCTCATCAGATGTCCCTGAAGGAGCTGGACTAGTGCTTAAATCAGATTTAGCAATTCCATGGAATAAATTGCGTAAATTAAGAAG ATGGTTGAAACGGTGGAAGGTAGAATTTCCTAGTGAAGGAAAGGATAGGCTTGAAGCCAAGAATTTATTGGATGGCATCAGAATAAATGCAGTCGAGATCTTGCTTCATTTTAACGTGCGAAATCCAATCACTGGTCGATTGGGCACTGAATGCAGAATGACACCAAGCGTTGCAGTATCTAGTCCAAAGgatgtatgtatcaaatatttGCATGAACTAGAAag ATGTAACAAGTTAACATGGCATGGAATAATACCAGAAAATGAGGTGTGGGTTAAAGTTGGTGGAGATAAAGGAGGAGAGTTTATGAAGACCTGTCTTGAAGTCTGCAATGTTAACCACCCAAATTCTATCGATAATACCATCATTATTAACATGTTCCGGGCAAATGACAACTATAAAAATCTTGAAATTACGACGAAGGAATTGATGGCTGAAGTGAGTAGTCTGGATGGTTTATTGTGGAG AGATTTCAGTATCAAGGTTTATGTAATGGGTGACTATGAGTATCTAACAAAACTCTATGGACTAAGTGGACCATGTG GAAAGTATTTTTGTCTCTGGTGCCATACAACCAAAGATATTTGCTCTTTATTCCCTGAAACCAGACCATCAGTTGATGCCAGGACATTGGAGTCAATCATAGCTGACCATGATAAATTTAAGGAGGATGGTGGCTCTTTGAGAAAGGCAAAGGAGTATCACAACTGTATTCACAGCCCTCTTATAGGTATCCCAACAGAAAGA GTAGCATTACCTGGCCTTCACATCAGTTTAGGGGTATATCTCATGTTCTTTAGAATGCTGGAAACAGATTGTGTGGAATTAGATAGGAAGATATTCATGACACTGAGTAAGACTGGTGAAGTTGATGAACCCATTATACTGCCAGCAAATTTTAATAGCTACATTGAGACTATAGAACAG ATACTGAAATTGCTGTCTGAGTCTGAGGACTTGAGAGATCAGGCAGAGTGCATAGAGACTGAACTGGTTGCATTTGAGCATCTTGATGAAGATGATAAAGATGATATACCACTGCGGGAAGTAAACCGACTCCAAGAGGAAATGGAGGAGTTACTGCATAGTGCTGACGAAAAG CCTGCAAATGTGGAGAAAATATGTTACACACCAGTAACCACCGTGAGAAATGTATGTCCCGAATTCTTGGAGGATGCAGAGAATTTGTATGATAAATACCAACCACTCCTCACGTTTTTCTCTAATTGTCATAACATTTATAGTGTATCTAGAGAattgacagaaaatgaaataacatgttTGC GTACTAGTATCAGAGGGCTGTTCATGTACCTGAGAGTTAATTTTCCTCATGTATCAATAACGCCAAAGCTTCACATGCTGGAGGAACACGTGCTACCACAAATAGAGAAATATAGAGTGGGGCTTGGTTTTTTAGGAGAAAATGGAGTTGAAGCAATCCACCACAAAATAAATGAGTCTGTCAGAAACTACTCCA ACAATAGAGATGCTGATGACATTCTTTCCAATATTCATCAATGTGGCAGTGCTAAAGGTGGCAGCGCTATACAGTACTGA